Below is a window of Salvelinus alpinus chromosome 5, SLU_Salpinus.1, whole genome shotgun sequence DNA.
CAGCCAAGAGAAAGCTTCTACTACATATCTGCACCATCCTATGAGCTTTAGGACACAATGGTGGTctacagaagagacagagaccagTGTCCACATGATATGAGTAATGCTATCTTAATTACACAGCTTGTTTAACAGTCAGGGTAGGAGATGACATAGCCAGTATACAGGATAAACAGCGTTTATGCATTTACAATTAAGATAGGCATCGGGGGAAAACATTAAACCGGAAAAATACTTCATCAAAGACGTACATAAGGAATAAAGGCACTGTGAGAAGATATATCCCACAATACAACATACTCACAGAGGGAGCCGGGGGAAAGGCAGACAAAGAATTCAAGATTAACcttatcaaacaaaacatcttaatacaatgtttacatgaAAATAGCTAATGTTTGAAATTAAGATGGACCCTAAAATATCCACGCTCTTGTTTTTCTACTTAAAATACCAGGCTACATGATCTACTTGGAAAGGTAACTCTCTGTTGAGATCCAATCAGTCATAAAATAATGGGAATAAAGACAACTGGGGAAATAATACAATaaataaaattatatattttaagCAAACGTGTTATTTGCACATAACCTGCAGTGTAACAATAGAAAAGGGAATGTAAAATTAAAGTCAGAATTATTAGCTTTCATGGCGTGGTAGGTAAAGGAGATGTCAAGGAAAGCTGATGAGGTAATAGGCGAGGGCAGGGGGCATGTGGGGGTAAACTGATCTGTTTGTCGTCCCTAGATTCTTGTTATTACAAACAGAGTCTCAATTCTCCAAGGGTTTGTGCCACTGAAAACAAAACAGGCAGAAGCATGGTAGAGCACAACAAACAAACAGCCGTTGAACAATGTATGTGTTGGTTAAGGAGCCAGTCTAAATCTGCTGAACACATTAGCCCCTCCAAGACGGCTGGCCACCCACGCTGACCCCTCCCTGGCACTGGCAGCCCCCGCAGTGCAGACACAAGGGTCACTTACTCCCTAGGCATGGCTGAAACCCAGGCATGGCTGTAATGATAATAGCTATCCTGTTGCACACATTTAGAAATACATCTCACAGTTCTAATAATGAGCACAAGACAAAGGGCCACATCCCCAGATCTTCCAAGTCCTATTTAATCACATCACAATAGTATTTCCACTTTTGAACAGTAGGCATAATGTTTtataaatatacatatatttaaaTATCAGGGAGACACGGATAAATGAACATGTTCATTTTATTTATTGTCCATGcagtattatttatatatattgttTAATTTGACTATATCGTGAACTCACACATGAGGTGCCATGACAAAGATATCTTAAAATCAAGAATAAATCAATGTAAAGTGAGCACAGCAGTTCTGTTCCTATCATCAGTGTCATCCAGGTAGCCTACACCCGTGACGTCGCCGAGATTACGCGTCTCGCCAGTCGCTTGTGCTGTCATGACCACTACAGCACTAGTATAAATTGACGCGCCAGTAAGTCTTTCCCAAGGTATAAGCTTTGTAACGAGTTAGCCCTGTGTCCCGGGCATCATTCCCCACTTGGCTTGTGCGATTCAGTCAAGCCTAGCATACATTCGTTGGCCCATACGGTGGATTCCTAACTGCAGAATGTCGGAGACAGTCAAGCCACCAACTTCGTTTTTCATCGAGGACATCCTCTCCATTAAAGAGAATACACGGCTAAACTTCAGGTGCTCTTCCTCACACAAGTCCAAGGAGGGATGCGCGCAATGGAATAACCAACAGTGCGAGCATGTATCACAGTCAGAGGAACTTTGCGCACAGGATACAGCATTTGAAGCGCGGAAAGGTGAGCACATTGGATTGTATGTAGGCTACTTAAAAATAGTTTAGGCTAAGGTATTGATTGACGGTGTTGTGCCAGATTCCCTGGACTCATACTAATAACAACTGGAAATAAACCTATTCCATATGAACCTGTGGAGTAGGCAGTTTACCTGTCAATTGCCAGCTTTTGACGCAAAGTCACCACACCACAAATGGGCTAATCATGTCTCTCTTTTACAGATTTATTTGACAGCTCTTGTTCTAGCACCCCAGATGCCATGATAAGTTTTAGATCAGTCGGCAAACAGAAGCGCTCGCGCGCTGCCTTTACGCATCTGCAAGTGTTAGAACTGGAGAAGAAATTTAACCACCAGAAGTACCTGTCCGCTCCCGAAAGAGCCAATCTTGCCAACACGTTGGGACTGACCGAGACCCAAG
It encodes the following:
- the LOC139575231 gene encoding homeobox protein Nkx-3.1-like, which produces MSETVKPPTSFFIEDILSIKENTRLNFRCSSSHKSKEGCAQWNNQQCEHVSQSEELCAQDTAFEARKDLFDSSCSSTPDAMISFRSVGKQKRSRAAFTHLQVLELEKKFNHQKYLSAPERANLANTLGLTETQVKIWFQNRRYKTKRKQQATEYCKDIFQKSEELSTEDNLVRSSLLSTFYKTYKYQPYVYDFNSTWRPILW